Below is a genomic region from Henckelia pumila isolate YLH828 chromosome 3, ASM3356847v2, whole genome shotgun sequence.
TCCAACTACGTCTTGTCTTCTCAGCTTTCTTGAGCAGACCGATCCCACTTGCCGAGCTCGTGCCACTGTCCATCACCAACtgtatataatatattcaagAAAACACACAAATGTGTCAACCTGGTCAATGCATGTTTAGACGAAGtgattgaaaaatatttagcaTCAGTAACTTAAACATTCATAGATAACGGAAGAAACCAAGTCACTTCAATAACTTCGGCAGCTAAACATGGTCTTGAGAACAAATACATGGTAAAATAATACTCAACGTCACACAAAGTAATGAAACCATAAAAAATACAAGGAAAGCTTAATTATTGGTGTTCCACATTGACAGTGCAAGTTGCTCTCTCCAATCATCCCACAACTCAGAAGATTGCACTGTACTGATGAAACCAGTTTGGGATTCATCAGCCACACAAGCATATTCTTCGCCAACTTCTTCTAACGAGTCATCTGGCATTTGAGATCTGATAAAATTATGTAACAAAATACAAGCGAGAATAATCTGGTTTTGCACGCTCAAAGGGTAGAAAGAGGGACTTCGCAGTATTGCCCATCTTTTCTTCAATAGACCAAACGCTCTTTCAATTACATTTCGAGCCTGGGCATGCcgccaattaaataattccttGTAATTTTCCGGTCCACCCTCACGATGACCCCATGCATCCCTGTGATACCTTACTCGTCGATACGGAGTTAAAAATCCCTCGACGTTTGCATATCCATTATCACAGAGATAGTAACAACCTACAGGAAATTGAAAATCAACCTATAATTTTTcaaatgtgaagaagaattttTCTGATTTAAATTAATGAATTATCTACAAAAACATAacacaattttataatttataattgtgaAATTACCTACTGGAACCTTAAAAAAATCAACCTCTCGCGTCAATGCATTTCGAAGAACTCGAGCATCTGCTGCAGAGCCTTCCCACCCAGTCAAGGCGTAAATGAAGTTCATATTCTGATCGCATACTCCAAGGACATTCACAGCTAATATTCCTTTTCTAATCCTATACTTTGCTTTATCTCGTGTAGAGACATGAACCGGAATATGTGTTCCATCCAATGCACCAAGACACCCCTACAATTAGTTGAAAAAATAACAGGTTGCAGATAACAGAAATATGGATTGATATGCATTAGGGTAATCCAAATTCAGAACAAAGCTTTACCTTGAACCATTTCCATGTATCGTTGGTGCAGTTTACATCAACCGCGGTTGGTTTGATAAGCAGAAGAAGATATAACTTCAGAACGGAGTGCAACACTTCATGAAAATAAGCGCTAATGGTTTGACCGCTACGTCTATAATTGTGGCCCACAACACGGTTTTTTTTATGGTGCGCCAAAATAGACAAGAACATCGCTACTTTCTCCTCCACTGTCACATATCTTGAATCTGCTACACCCCCTATGGTACTTACAAGGTAACAAAGTCTTCCAAATGCGT
It encodes:
- the LOC140888620 gene encoding uncharacterized protein, yielding MPSNIPTKKEVEKKTSYHSKRCSIYNMVNKIPSQISHLRRIIDAGDAQCLINLRMTRNAFGRLCYLVSTIGGVADSRYVTVEEKVAMFLSILAHHKKNRVVGHNYRRSGQTISAYFHEVLHSVLKLYLLLLIKPTAVDVNCTNDTWKWFKGCLGALDGTHIPVHVSTRDKAKYRIRKGILAVNVLGVCDQNMNFIYALTGWEGSAADARVLRNALTREVDFFKVPVGCYYLCDNGYANVEGFLTPYRRVRYHRDAWGHREGGPENYKELFNWRHAQARNVIERAFGLLKKRWAILRSPSFYPLSVQNQIILACILLHNFIRSQMPDDSLEEVGEEYACVADESQTGFISTVQSSELWDDWREQLALSMWNTNN